A window of Acidobacteriota bacterium contains these coding sequences:
- a CDS encoding DUF3516 domain-containing protein gives MTEEIAALGSRVPDGGVDDADVILDLFLGWAADVGFDLYPAQEEALLELMADRHVVLDTPTGSGKSLVALGLHFRGLCEGKRSFYTSPIKALASEKFFSLCSDLGVDNVGMLTGDASINPDASVICCTAEVLANLALREGGDLDAPYVVMDEFHFYADRDRGWAWQVPLISLPHSRFLLMSATLGDMSAIMQHIEDRTGHTAVLVQSDERPVPLDFDYRETPIHETIEELTEADKTPIYLVNFTQRECAETAQKLTSMKLTTKEEKAAIREAVGDTRFDTPYGKEFKRFLGFGIGVHHAGLLPKYRLQVEQLAQRGQLKVISGTDTLGVGINIPLRTVLFTKLAKFDGRRVSRLKVREFKQISGRAGRKGFDDQGHVVCQAPEETIQRVKEQRKAAGKPKKRPKKSPARGRSPEISWSEDTFKNLVANPPEKLRSRFRITSGMLVDLLQRDAAINDPEAGNFASVRRLIADCHDDDAGKMRHLQRAAQLCRSLYRAGIIRMEKDSASNYLWVVVDEDLQVDFSLFHNLSLFLIEAVDGLDQENPEHALDVLSLVESVIEDPTIILRRQVDRLKTELINRLKAEGVSYEERMNRLDEVTHPQPIADYIHAAFEHFRGDHPWVGGDAVQPKSVAREMVEGYLGFTEYVRHYGLQRFEGVLLRYLSQVYKTLDQNVPDQAKTEAVHEVIAFLRAMLERIDTSLIEEWESMRHPELLLEGVPDSKTAHRMLAARELRGDPARLASRLRAEIHQLVASLARRDWEEAAACVQRSRDDPSVLQEPEDFSCALEPFFEEHGEIVFDHNARLAEHTQITSIGTNQWRITQILLDPSDENLWCIEAQVDLSDDANVEGPLITVTRIGT, from the coding sequence ATGACCGAGGAGATTGCCGCTTTAGGCTCACGGGTGCCCGATGGTGGCGTCGACGACGCCGACGTTATCCTCGACCTCTTTCTCGGCTGGGCGGCAGATGTCGGCTTCGATCTCTACCCCGCCCAGGAGGAGGCGCTGCTCGAGCTGATGGCGGACCGCCACGTGGTGCTCGACACCCCCACCGGATCGGGCAAATCACTGGTCGCTCTCGGCCTCCACTTCCGCGGCCTCTGCGAAGGAAAGCGGAGCTTCTATACCTCGCCGATCAAGGCTCTCGCGAGCGAGAAGTTCTTCTCGCTGTGCTCGGACCTCGGCGTCGACAACGTCGGCATGTTGACCGGCGATGCGAGCATCAACCCCGACGCATCGGTGATCTGCTGCACGGCCGAGGTGCTGGCCAACCTCGCCCTGCGCGAGGGTGGGGACCTCGACGCGCCGTACGTGGTGATGGACGAGTTCCATTTCTATGCCGACCGTGATCGCGGCTGGGCGTGGCAGGTGCCGCTCATCTCACTCCCCCACTCCCGATTTCTCCTGATGTCTGCGACGCTCGGCGACATGAGCGCGATCATGCAGCATATCGAAGATCGTACTGGCCACACCGCGGTTTTGGTCCAGTCCGACGAACGTCCAGTACCGCTCGATTTCGACTACCGCGAGACGCCCATACACGAGACCATCGAGGAGTTGACGGAAGCGGACAAGACGCCGATCTACCTCGTCAACTTCACCCAGCGGGAGTGCGCAGAGACCGCGCAGAAGCTGACCAGCATGAAGCTCACCACCAAGGAGGAAAAGGCCGCCATCAGGGAGGCCGTCGGCGACACCCGCTTCGATACACCCTACGGAAAGGAGTTCAAACGCTTTCTCGGCTTCGGCATCGGCGTCCACCACGCCGGTCTCCTACCCAAGTACCGATTACAGGTCGAGCAGCTCGCCCAACGGGGTCAGCTCAAGGTGATCTCCGGCACCGATACGCTCGGAGTCGGCATCAACATCCCACTGCGCACCGTGCTCTTCACCAAGCTTGCCAAGTTCGACGGCCGCCGGGTATCGCGCCTCAAAGTACGCGAGTTCAAACAGATCTCGGGTCGCGCTGGTCGCAAGGGATTCGACGACCAAGGCCACGTCGTCTGTCAGGCTCCGGAGGAGACGATTCAGCGGGTGAAGGAACAGCGAAAGGCGGCGGGAAAACCCAAGAAGCGCCCCAAGAAATCCCCGGCGAGGGGACGATCTCCCGAGATCTCGTGGTCGGAGGACACTTTCAAGAATCTCGTCGCCAACCCGCCGGAGAAGCTGCGCTCACGATTCCGGATCACCTCCGGAATGCTGGTTGACCTCCTGCAGCGCGACGCGGCCATCAACGATCCGGAAGCGGGGAACTTCGCCTCGGTTCGTCGCCTCATCGCGGACTGCCACGATGACGATGCGGGCAAGATGCGCCATCTCCAGCGAGCGGCCCAGCTCTGCCGCTCGCTCTACCGTGCCGGCATCATCCGCATGGAGAAGGACTCCGCCTCGAACTACCTCTGGGTCGTGGTTGACGAGGACCTGCAGGTCGATTTTTCACTCTTCCACAACCTCTCACTTTTCTTGATCGAGGCCGTTGACGGCCTCGATCAAGAAAATCCGGAACACGCGCTCGATGTCTTGAGCCTGGTGGAGTCAGTGATCGAGGATCCAACCATCATCCTCCGCCGCCAGGTGGACCGACTCAAGACCGAGCTCATCAACCGCCTCAAGGCGGAGGGGGTGTCGTATGAGGAGCGGATGAACCGTCTCGACGAGGTTACCCACCCGCAGCCGATTGCCGACTACATCCATGCCGCATTCGAGCACTTCCGCGGCGACCACCCCTGGGTGGGGGGTGACGCGGTGCAGCCGAAATCGGTGGCACGGGAAATGGTCGAGGGATACCTCGGTTTCACGGAGTACGTTCGGCACTATGGCCTGCAGCGTTTCGAGGGCGTGTTGTTGCGCTACCTCTCACAGGTCTACAAGACCCTCGATCAAAACGTGCCCGACCAGGCCAAGACCGAGGCGGTGCACGAAGTCATCGCCTTCCTGCGGGCAATGCTCGAGCGGATCGACACCTCACTCATCGAGGAATGGGAATCGATGCGGCACCCAGAGCTGCTGCTCGAAGGCGTTCCGGACTCCAAGACCGCCCACCGGATGCTCGCTGCCCGTGAGCTGAGGGGCGACCCGGCCCGGCTCGCCTCGAGGCTGCGCGCCGAGATACACCAACTGGTGGCTTCCCTCGCCCGCCGCGACTGGGAGGAGGCCGCGGCCTGCGTCCAGCGCAGTCGGGACGATCCGTCGGTCCTGCAGGAACCCGAAGATTTTTCGTGCGCCCTCGAACCGTTTTTCGAGGAACACGGAGAAATCGTCTTCGACCACAACGCACGGCTCGCCGAGCACACCCAGATCACTTCGATCGGCACCAACCAATGGCGGATCACCCAGATCCTGCTCGACCCTTCGGACGAGAATCTGTGGTGCATCGAAGCCCAGGTCGATCTCTCGGACGACGCGAACGTCGAAGGGCCGCTCATCACGGTCACGCGAATCGGAACGTAG
- a CDS encoding asparaginase, whose translation MRLTILTTGGTIDKTYDEFQGSLRNEYTVIDVILDSLRLPDLEIRHVEVMHKDSLDMTDEDRQVIAQAVCNAAPTADAIVILHGTDTLSETGELLVERCAGVTIPVVLTGAMRPYEFRDTDALQNVIEALMASRLVDPGIYVVMHNRVLRFPGVVKDREALSFVRND comes from the coding sequence ATGCGCCTGACGATTCTGACTACTGGCGGGACCATCGACAAGACCTACGACGAGTTTCAGGGCAGCTTGCGCAACGAGTACACGGTCATCGATGTCATCCTCGATTCGCTGCGTCTCCCGGACCTCGAAATTCGGCACGTCGAGGTCATGCACAAGGACTCCCTGGACATGACGGACGAGGACCGGCAAGTCATCGCGCAGGCCGTGTGCAACGCGGCGCCTACGGCGGATGCCATCGTCATTTTGCACGGTACCGACACCCTCTCCGAGACCGGCGAACTGCTCGTCGAGCGATGCGCCGGAGTTACGATTCCGGTGGTCCTCACGGGCGCAATGCGGCCGTACGAGTTTCGCGATACCGACGCCCTGCAAAATGTTATCGAGGCGCTGATGGCCTCGCGGCTGGTCGATCCGGGGATTTATGTGGTGATGCATAACCGGGTGCTCAGGTTCCCCGGAGTGGTTAAAGACCGCGAAGCGCTCAGTTTCGTCCGGAACGACTGA
- a CDS encoding KpsF/GutQ family sugar-phosphate isomerase has protein sequence MSREVAREVLEAEANAIRNLKENLPEAFDEVVDLLAGITGRVVFTGLGKSGIIARKIAATMSSTGTPALFMHPAEAIHGDLGMVAEGDLVVAISNSGATEEILELLAVLRRIGVRLIAISSNPDSPLANAADLHLDVGVRREACPMNLAPTASTTASLALGDALAMAVSVKKGFEEDDFARLHPGGKLGKRFITVGELMHTGDDVPRVAQDAAMKDVIYEMSRKGLGMATVQDGDGHLLGVVTDGDLRRLMERDADPLARTAGEVMHRGGVCIRSDELATAALKLLEEKRITSLMVCDENARIEGVLHIHDLWGVGLF, from the coding sequence ATGAGCCGTGAAGTGGCACGCGAGGTTCTCGAGGCCGAGGCCAACGCGATCCGCAATCTGAAGGAAAACCTGCCCGAGGCGTTCGACGAGGTGGTCGATCTCCTGGCCGGTATTACCGGCCGCGTTGTGTTTACGGGGTTGGGAAAATCGGGGATCATCGCGCGCAAAATCGCCGCCACCATGAGCTCCACAGGAACGCCGGCCCTGTTTATGCACCCTGCTGAGGCGATCCACGGCGATCTCGGGATGGTAGCTGAAGGCGATCTCGTGGTAGCTATCTCCAACTCCGGTGCCACCGAGGAGATTCTCGAACTCCTGGCCGTGCTGCGCCGCATCGGTGTTCGCCTGATCGCGATCTCGTCGAATCCTGATTCTCCGCTGGCCAATGCGGCAGATCTCCATCTCGACGTTGGCGTGCGCCGGGAAGCCTGTCCGATGAACCTTGCGCCGACGGCCTCGACAACGGCCAGCCTCGCCCTGGGCGACGCACTCGCGATGGCCGTGTCGGTGAAGAAGGGGTTCGAGGAAGACGACTTCGCGCGCCTTCACCCGGGCGGCAAACTGGGCAAACGCTTTATCACGGTGGGAGAGCTGATGCACACGGGGGATGACGTCCCCCGAGTCGCACAGGATGCCGCCATGAAGGACGTGATTTACGAGATGAGCCGCAAGGGGCTCGGTATGGCCACCGTCCAGGACGGCGATGGCCACCTGCTGGGCGTCGTCACCGACGGTGATCTCAGGCGGTTGATGGAACGGGACGCCGATCCGCTGGCGCGAACGGCCGGGGAGGTCATGCACAGGGGCGGCGTCTGCATCCGCTCTGACGAGCTCGCAACCGCGGCCTTGAAGCTACTGGAGGAGAAGCGCATCACGTCGCTGATGGTCTGCGATGAAAATGCCCGGATAGAGGGCGTCCTTCATATTCACGATCTGTGGGGAGTCGGACTGTTTTAA
- the kdsA gene encoding 3-deoxy-8-phosphooctulonate synthase translates to MTIESFDLIDGITIGGGARPIYIAGPCVIESLDFVIEVASRIREIAERHGVPLVFKSSFDKANRSAESSFRGIGEKAGLEALQAVKRATGLPVITDVHHPDQAAVAAEVVDVLQVPAFLCRQTDLLHACGETGLPINVKKGQFLAPEDMSNVVDKITATGNQRVMLTERGSTFGYHNLVVDMRGLPVMRQFAPVIFDATHSLQLPGGLGHATAGAREFHPYLSRAAAGAGVDGFFIEVHPNPPEALSDATTQLSFDEFDRLVGQLEAVSTAVREVAG, encoded by the coding sequence ATGACGATCGAGAGCTTCGACCTGATAGACGGCATCACGATCGGCGGTGGTGCGAGGCCCATCTACATCGCCGGACCGTGCGTCATCGAATCGCTGGATTTCGTCATTGAGGTCGCGAGCAGGATTCGCGAGATTGCCGAGCGCCACGGCGTGCCGCTGGTGTTCAAGTCCTCCTTCGACAAGGCCAACCGCTCCGCGGAGTCGAGCTTTCGCGGCATTGGCGAAAAAGCCGGCCTCGAGGCCCTCCAGGCAGTCAAACGGGCGACCGGCCTGCCGGTGATCACCGATGTCCACCATCCAGACCAGGCGGCCGTCGCGGCGGAGGTGGTCGACGTCCTTCAGGTGCCGGCCTTTCTCTGCCGCCAGACCGACCTGCTGCACGCCTGCGGCGAGACCGGTTTGCCGATCAATGTCAAGAAGGGACAGTTCCTGGCTCCGGAGGACATGTCCAACGTAGTCGACAAGATCACCGCAACCGGCAACCAACGGGTTATGCTGACCGAACGGGGATCGACCTTCGGCTATCACAACCTCGTCGTCGACATGCGCGGTCTGCCGGTAATGCGCCAATTCGCACCCGTGATCTTCGATGCGACGCACTCACTGCAGCTTCCGGGAGGGCTCGGCCACGCGACAGCCGGCGCACGCGAGTTCCATCCCTACCTCTCGCGGGCAGCCGCCGGTGCCGGAGTGGACGGTTTCTTCATCGAGGTCCACCCGAATCCACCGGAGGCGCTCTCCGACGCCACCACGCAGCTCTCCTTCGACGAGTTCGACCGTTTAGTCGGCCAGCTCGAAGCGGTTTCCACCGCCGTTCGGGAGGTGGCAGGATGA
- a CDS encoding CTP synthase: protein MATKYVFFTGGVVSGLGKGISASSLAALMEAHGYSVTMLKIDPYVNVDPGTMSPFQHGEVFVTDDGAETDLDLGHYERFTSATMAKKNNFTTGKIYQTVIEKERRGDYLGKTVQVIPHITDEIKDGIRALGGDVDFVVVEIGGTVGDIESLPFLEAIRQFRSEAGRGNVLNIHLTLVPYIKGSDELKTKPTQHSVKGLLQIGIQPDILLCRVDRPLPEDLREKIALFCNVEKRQVIPAQDADTIYDVPLKLAAEGFDEIVLEMLNLPKGQRDLSRWRGVVDATRAATEEVTVGIVGKYVDLADSYKSLNEALIHGGLANGVKTNLAFIDSEDLEGSGYPGELFEVDAILVPGGFGKRGIEGMIRAIEFARGHKIPFFGICLGLQTAIVEFARNVCGLAGAHSTEFVSQPPYKVIYKMRELVGVDQMGGTMRLGKYPCRLTPGSNAWDMYGSDEVWERHRHRYEVNPEYVPLFEEKGLVVSGKSPDRIFVEVIELQDHPWFLACQFHPEFKSRPYDPHPIFSSFIGAAVEYRNRRLAEEATDDEVAEVAATAEDDVDEVIDAGESVAESVREPLEA from the coding sequence ATGGCGACAAAGTACGTGTTTTTCACCGGGGGCGTTGTTTCGGGCCTGGGCAAGGGCATCTCGGCCTCCTCTCTGGCGGCGCTGATGGAGGCTCACGGCTACTCGGTCACGATGCTCAAGATCGACCCCTACGTCAACGTCGATCCGGGCACCATGTCACCCTTCCAACACGGCGAGGTCTTCGTCACCGACGACGGAGCCGAGACCGACCTTGATCTCGGTCATTACGAGAGGTTCACCTCGGCGACGATGGCCAAAAAGAACAACTTCACCACCGGTAAGATCTACCAGACAGTGATCGAAAAGGAGCGCCGCGGGGACTACCTCGGCAAGACTGTTCAGGTGATCCCGCACATCACCGACGAGATCAAGGACGGCATCCGCGCTCTCGGTGGAGACGTCGATTTCGTGGTCGTCGAGATCGGTGGCACGGTCGGCGACATCGAGTCCCTGCCGTTCCTCGAGGCCATCCGCCAGTTCCGCTCCGAGGCGGGACGCGGCAACGTCCTCAATATCCACCTCACCCTGGTTCCCTATATCAAGGGTTCCGACGAGCTCAAGACCAAGCCTACCCAGCACTCGGTCAAAGGCCTCCTGCAGATCGGCATCCAGCCCGACATCCTGCTCTGTCGGGTCGACCGGCCGCTGCCGGAGGATTTGCGGGAAAAGATCGCCCTCTTCTGCAACGTCGAAAAGCGGCAGGTGATCCCGGCCCAGGACGCGGACACGATCTATGACGTGCCGCTCAAGCTCGCGGCAGAGGGTTTCGATGAAATCGTGCTCGAGATGCTCAACCTCCCGAAGGGTCAGCGCGATCTCAGTCGCTGGCGCGGGGTCGTCGACGCAACCAGAGCCGCCACCGAAGAGGTCACGGTCGGTATCGTCGGCAAGTACGTGGACCTGGCCGACTCCTACAAGTCGCTGAACGAGGCCCTGATCCACGGTGGCCTCGCCAACGGAGTGAAGACCAATCTGGCTTTCATCGACTCGGAGGACCTCGAGGGTTCCGGCTATCCTGGAGAGCTCTTCGAGGTCGACGCGATCCTCGTGCCGGGCGGTTTCGGCAAGCGGGGAATCGAGGGCATGATCCGCGCCATCGAGTTCGCACGCGGCCACAAGATTCCGTTCTTCGGTATCTGTCTCGGGCTGCAGACTGCGATCGTAGAGTTTGCCCGCAATGTCTGCGGCCTCGCCGGAGCCCACTCCACCGAGTTCGTGAGCCAGCCACCCTATAAGGTCATCTACAAGATGCGCGAGCTGGTCGGGGTCGACCAGATGGGCGGCACCATGCGCCTCGGCAAGTACCCGTGTCGCCTGACGCCGGGCTCCAACGCATGGGATATGTACGGGTCGGACGAGGTGTGGGAGCGCCATCGCCATCGCTACGAGGTCAACCCTGAATACGTGCCGCTCTTCGAGGAGAAGGGGTTGGTGGTGAGCGGGAAGTCGCCGGACCGCATATTCGTTGAGGTCATCGAGCTGCAGGATCATCCGTGGTTCCTAGCCTGCCAATTCCATCCCGAGTTCAAGTCGAGACCGTACGATCCGCACCCGATATTCAGTTCGTTCATCGGTGCCGCGGTCGAGTACCGAAACCGGCGCCTCGCCGAAGAGGCCACCGACGACGAGGTCGCCGAGGTTGCGGCAACGGCCGAGGACGACGTGGACGAGGTCATCGACGCTGGCGAATCCGTCGCGGAATCGGTACGGGAGCCGCTGGAGGCCTGA
- the kdsB gene encoding 3-deoxy-manno-octulosonate cytidylyltransferase: MGQSGSSTVAVIPARWASTRFPGKPMAELAGEPMIVHVVRRASEATMVDHVIVATDDARIAEAAASAGAEAVMTGECPSGTDRVAAAIAHRDEWEIVVNVQGDEPLLAGDNIDVLVEGLLANESFRMSTLCRPLEAERVEDPNAVKVVRDHRGRALYFSRSPIPYPLHREVAWQMWRLHLGIYGFRRDALADFVSLPPSELELAEGLEQLRALENGIEILVLDAPQAAFGVDTPEDLERVEKIINED; encoded by the coding sequence ATGGGACAGAGCGGTTCGAGTACGGTTGCCGTCATTCCGGCGCGTTGGGCCTCCACGCGGTTTCCGGGGAAGCCGATGGCGGAATTGGCTGGCGAGCCAATGATCGTGCACGTCGTACGCCGTGCGTCCGAGGCGACCATGGTCGATCACGTGATCGTCGCCACCGATGATGCGCGGATCGCCGAGGCGGCGGCGTCGGCGGGCGCTGAAGCGGTGATGACCGGGGAGTGCCCTTCGGGAACCGATCGGGTGGCGGCAGCCATTGCACACCGCGACGAGTGGGAGATCGTGGTCAACGTCCAGGGAGACGAACCGCTGCTCGCCGGCGACAACATCGACGTTCTGGTCGAAGGTCTCCTGGCGAACGAGTCATTCCGGATGTCGACCCTGTGCCGCCCGCTTGAAGCGGAGCGGGTCGAGGACCCGAATGCGGTCAAGGTGGTCCGAGATCACCGGGGCCGTGCACTCTATTTTTCGCGTTCGCCGATCCCATACCCCCTCCATCGCGAGGTGGCGTGGCAGATGTGGCGCCTCCACCTCGGAATCTACGGCTTCCGACGGGATGCTCTGGCGGATTTCGTGTCGCTGCCACCGTCAGAGCTCGAATTGGCTGAAGGGCTCGAGCAGCTGCGGGCCCTGGAAAACGGAATCGAGATTCTGGTTCTCGACGCGCCGCAAGCGGCCTTCGGGGTGGACACGCCGGAGGATCTCGAGCGTGTCGAAAAGATCATCAACGAAGATTGA
- a CDS encoding TetR family transcriptional regulator — MNLTTRERLLHSATRLFADNGYRGASVRDICNLARANPGAVSYHFGGKRQLYRAVLRRAAATLAEMGPPTNDGNDDRETISVIDALRRFLDRLQTDDAIARLLLRDLADGGTVAVESLTPPLRTAFERLAASLGHGDNPRASGEGRLLFLSLAAPLFLLTAAWPVVARALELELDQKETLLTELVQRTLASHGGVDLL; from the coding sequence ATGAATTTAACGACCCGTGAACGACTGCTTCACTCCGCGACCCGCCTCTTCGCCGACAACGGCTACCGGGGAGCCTCGGTGCGCGACATCTGCAACCTTGCACGCGCCAATCCCGGCGCGGTGTCCTACCATTTTGGCGGCAAGCGACAACTGTACCGGGCGGTTTTGCGTCGGGCTGCCGCCACTCTGGCCGAAATGGGGCCACCGACGAACGACGGGAATGATGATCGCGAGACCATCAGCGTGATCGACGCCCTTCGACGGTTCCTCGATCGCCTGCAAACCGACGACGCCATCGCCCGCCTCCTGTTGCGGGATCTTGCGGATGGCGGAACGGTCGCCGTCGAATCACTGACCCCTCCCCTGCGGACGGCATTCGAGCGTCTCGCGGCGTCGCTGGGGCACGGTGACAACCCGCGCGCCAGCGGCGAGGGCAGGCTCCTGTTTCTCAGCCTCGCGGCGCCTCTGTTCCTCCTGACCGCCGCCTGGCCTGTGGTGGCCCGCGCCCTCGAGCTCGAGCTCGATCAAAAAGAAACGCTTCTGACGGAGCTCGTGCAACGAACCCTCGCATCCCACGGCGGGGTCGATTTGCTCTGA
- a CDS encoding saccharopine dehydrogenase NADP-binding domain-containing protein, producing the protein MKVIVLGAGRVGEAIVKDLADSGRFEVTAADLSQNALESLSTIPGVTIERADLAAPGEIARLVTGQDIAVGAVPGPMGFATLGRVIETGVDVVDISFFEEEPWSLNQLATDRGVTAVMDCGVAPGSSSLILGRIEASWERVDAFRCYVGGLPVARHWPYEYKAVFSPIDVIAEYTRPARFKVNGEIVTMPALTEVEHLDFEEIGTLEAFNTDGLRTLLKTSKVPDMIEKTLRYPGHSESMRMLANIGFFSEESLEVEGVPVRPVDLTAKLLIPAWQLDEGDKDLTVLRVEVEGLVEGEHVVRRYDLLDRYDSESNITSMARTTGYTCTAMVNALAEGLYPDPGLSPPELVGRNEECFFYIFDYLAARGVRFEVTEQML; encoded by the coding sequence ATGAAGGTCATCGTACTTGGAGCCGGCAGGGTTGGGGAGGCGATCGTCAAAGACCTGGCCGACAGCGGCCGCTTCGAGGTCACGGCGGCAGACCTGTCGCAGAATGCGCTCGAATCTCTTTCCACGATCCCCGGAGTGACGATCGAGCGTGCCGACCTCGCAGCGCCGGGCGAGATCGCTCGTCTGGTCACCGGCCAGGATATTGCCGTTGGTGCGGTGCCGGGGCCGATGGGGTTTGCGACTCTCGGCCGGGTGATCGAGACCGGCGTCGACGTGGTCGACATCTCGTTCTTCGAAGAGGAACCTTGGTCGCTCAACCAGCTCGCCACGGACCGCGGTGTGACCGCGGTGATGGACTGCGGAGTGGCGCCCGGCAGCTCGAGCCTGATTCTCGGAAGAATCGAGGCTTCCTGGGAAAGGGTCGACGCATTCCGGTGTTACGTCGGCGGGTTGCCGGTGGCACGGCACTGGCCCTACGAGTACAAGGCGGTATTCTCGCCGATCGACGTCATTGCCGAGTACACGCGCCCGGCCCGGTTCAAGGTGAACGGCGAAATTGTCACCATGCCCGCTCTGACAGAGGTCGAGCACCTCGATTTTGAGGAGATCGGGACCCTCGAGGCCTTCAATACCGACGGCTTGCGGACACTTCTCAAGACGTCGAAGGTCCCCGACATGATCGAAAAGACACTGCGCTATCCGGGTCATTCGGAAAGCATGCGCATGTTGGCCAACATCGGATTCTTCAGCGAAGAGTCGCTCGAGGTCGAGGGGGTGCCGGTGCGGCCGGTCGACCTCACGGCGAAGCTCCTGATTCCCGCGTGGCAGCTCGACGAAGGCGACAAGGATCTGACTGTGTTGCGGGTCGAGGTGGAGGGCCTGGTCGAGGGCGAGCACGTGGTGCGGCGGTACGACCTGCTCGATCGTTACGACTCCGAGTCGAACATCACGTCGATGGCTCGTACGACCGGTTACACCTGTACGGCCATGGTCAACGCCTTGGCTGAGGGGCTGTACCCGGATCCCGGCCTGTCGCCGCCCGAACTGGTCGGGCGCAACGAGGAGTGTTTCTTCTACATCTTCGACTACCTGGCCGCCCGCGGTGTTCGTTTCGAGGTCACCGAGCAGATGCTGTAG
- a CDS encoding SDR family oxidoreductase, whose product MMTGEDRARRIVVLTGATRGIGHALTNQLIKLGHTVVGCGRSPAEIETLGASHGPPHRFDSVDVAKWDEVADWAQEVLSHMTPPDLLINNAGVINRNAPLWEVPADEFSKVLDINVGGTANVIRAFLPAMIANQRGVIVNMSSGWGRSTAPEVAPYCASKWAVEGLTQALAQELPPGLAAVTVSPGIVDTDMLRSCWSDSAASCPSPEDWAPAAADFLLALSSRENGRSLSV is encoded by the coding sequence ATGATGACCGGGGAAGACAGGGCACGACGAATCGTCGTCCTCACCGGTGCGACTCGTGGCATCGGCCACGCGCTGACGAATCAACTGATCAAGCTCGGCCACACGGTGGTTGGATGCGGGCGATCGCCGGCCGAGATCGAAACACTTGGCGCATCCCATGGCCCCCCACACCGATTCGATAGCGTCGACGTCGCCAAATGGGATGAGGTCGCGGACTGGGCGCAAGAAGTGCTCTCCCATATGACGCCACCAGACCTGCTGATCAACAACGCGGGCGTCATCAACCGAAACGCGCCGTTGTGGGAGGTGCCGGCCGATGAATTCTCGAAGGTCCTGGACATTAACGTCGGTGGCACCGCCAACGTGATTCGCGCCTTTCTGCCGGCGATGATCGCCAACCAACGCGGGGTCATCGTCAACATGAGCTCCGGTTGGGGACGTTCGACGGCGCCCGAGGTCGCGCCTTATTGCGCCAGCAAGTGGGCAGTCGAAGGCCTGACCCAGGCGCTCGCGCAGGAGCTGCCGCCAGGGCTGGCCGCGGTGACCGTCAGTCCCGGGATCGTCGACACCGACATGCTGAGGAGTTGCTGGTCGGACTCGGCGGCCAGCTGCCCCTCGCCGGAAGACTGGGCCCCGGCGGCCGCCGACTTCCTCTTGGCGCTTTCAAGCAGAGAAAATGGCCGGTCCCTATCGGTTTAA